The window GTCGACCTAGATTCAGGCACCGGGCTTGCGGGTCATGCACCAGGTGCGCGGTCCTTCGGGCACCTCGACGTCGGCGGTGACGGTGAAGCCGAGCCGCTCGTAGAAGGGGAGGTTGCGGGGCGCGGAGGTCTCCAGGAAGGCGGGCACCCCGGCGCGCTCGGCCGCCTCCACTCCGGGGAGCACGACGGCGCTGCCCAGACCCTTGCCCTGGTGGTCGGGCGAGACGCCGACGGTGGCCAGGAACCACGCGGGCTCCTTGGGCCGGTGCGGCGCCAGGAGGCCTTCCATCTGTTGCTGCGCGGCCAGCCGGGAACCGCTCAACTCGGCCATGCGCGGGCCGATCTCGGCGAACACCGCCCCCGCTTCGACGCTCTCCGGCGTGGTCCAGACCGCCACCGCGGCGCCGTCGTCCGCGACCCACACCTTGCCGATGTCGAGCCCGACGCGCGTGAGGAAGAGTTCTTGCAGCTCGGTGACCCGCTCGATGTGGCGGTCCGGATCGACGGTGTGGCGCGTGGCGGGGTAGTCGGCGAACGCGGCGGCGAGGGTGCGTACGGCCCTGGGGACGTCGTCGCGGGTGGCGAGGCGCACCGTGGGCTTGTACTCGGTCATCCCGGAAGGGCCGGGATTCTCCTCCACGTCACCGCATGTTAGAAGACTTCCTCTGCCCTCAGCGGCCGCCTCTTCCATCACGCCGATCTGCCAGGCCAGAACCTGGGCGACTAGCTCGCAGGCTTGGCGGCCATCGAGATCGACGTAGTACGGCGTTCGGTGATGGCAAACGATCAATCCCCACAGTCGCTCGCCGCGCAAAATCGAGATCGACATCGTGCCGTGCATGCCTATGTTGCGCATGAACTCCAAATGGCAGGGCGAGACGCTGCGCAGGATGGCGAAGCTAAGATCAATCGGCCGCCCGGTGACCGGATTGAGGTCTGGGGTGACCGGCACCGGCCGATAATTGATATCGGGAATGATCCGTACCGGGTTGATGGTATAGAGCCGACGGGCCTGCGCCGGCACCGCTGAGGC is drawn from Deinococcus aestuarii and contains these coding sequences:
- a CDS encoding GNAT family N-acetyltransferase — translated: MLVIVLSHHFGKEFAATMAEGSVARQPDLLTCDDEPIHIPGAIQPHGLLLALAADMTIVAGSDNLPELTGLAIGALIGRSAADVFDSETHNRLTIALAEPGAAVGAPITVGFTMRKDAGFIGSWHRHDQLIFLELEPPQRDVAEPQAFFRRTNSAIRRLQAAETLESACAAAAQEVRKITGFDRVMIYRFASDFSGVVIAEDRCAEVESKLGLHYPASAVPAQARRLYTINPVRIIPDINYRPVPVTPDLNPVTGRPIDLSFAILRSVSPCHLEFMRNIGMHGTMSISILRGERLWGLIVCHHRTPYYVDLDGRQACELVAQVLAWQIGVMEEAAAEGRGSLLTCGDVEENPGPSGMTEYKPTVRLATRDDVPRAVRTLAAAFADYPATRHTVDPDRHIERVTELQELFLTRVGLDIGKVWVADDGAAVAVWTTPESVEAGAVFAEIGPRMAELSGSRLAAQQQMEGLLAPHRPKEPAWFLATVGVSPDHQGKGLGSAVVLPGVEAAERAGVPAFLETSAPRNLPFYERLGFTVTADVEVPEGPRTWCMTRKPGA